In Acinetobacter sp. TGL-Y2, a genomic segment contains:
- a CDS encoding DMT family transporter, whose product MNISLSKTQLGSLFAIAAAFLFSTKAIFIKQAYALSPLVDGTTLLALRMASALPFFLLLCWFNRQHNRGIQRADWLLLILAGLIGYYLSSWLDFIGLMYISASLERIILFLYPTLTVIASSIIYKQGLRLKSIFAIALSYGGTVIVMLQEQSNVSHERHFWLGVSFVFASAVSFACYLLLTPRLIQKFGSWNFTGLALTVACIGTLTHYLIATPDPIGLLAQLPSSVIWYGIALGLAVTVLPTIFVAQSIARLGASQTAMIASIGPILTIILATLFLGETMNHVQWFGCALNIIGVMMITLSKKKLVH is encoded by the coding sequence ATGAACATCTCATTAAGCAAAACACAGTTAGGCTCTTTGTTCGCGATTGCCGCTGCATTCTTATTTAGCACCAAAGCCATATTTATTAAGCAAGCCTATGCACTGTCCCCTTTGGTTGATGGAACCACACTTTTAGCCTTACGCATGGCAAGCGCTTTGCCATTTTTTTTACTGCTGTGTTGGTTTAACCGTCAGCATAATCGCGGTATTCAACGTGCAGATTGGTTACTGTTAATTCTTGCGGGTCTTATCGGATATTACCTATCGAGCTGGTTAGATTTCATTGGTCTGATGTACATCAGTGCCTCGCTTGAACGCATTATTTTATTTTTATATCCCACATTAACTGTCATTGCATCGAGCATCATTTATAAGCAAGGGCTACGCTTAAAAAGCATCTTTGCCATTGCACTGAGCTATGGCGGTACGGTCATTGTGATGTTGCAAGAACAAAGCAATGTATCTCATGAGCGTCATTTTTGGCTGGGGGTGAGTTTTGTATTCGCCAGTGCAGTCAGCTTTGCTTGTTATTTATTGCTTACTCCTCGCCTCATTCAAAAGTTTGGTTCGTGGAACTTTACAGGTCTTGCCTTGACCGTTGCGTGTATAGGGACCCTCACCCATTACCTAATCGCAACACCCGACCCTATTGGACTGCTCGCTCAGCTCCCCTCGAGCGTGATCTGGTATGGCATCGCTTTAGGTTTGGCAGTGACAGTGTTACCGACTATTTTTGTGGCACAAAGTATCGCGCGCTTGGGTGCATCTCAAACTGCCATGATTGCATCTATTGGTCCTATTCTCACCATCATTTTAGCCACTTTGTTTCTAGGTGAAACGATGAATCATGTCCAATGGTTTGGCTGTGCCTTGAACATTATCGGGGTGATGATGATCACGCTATCCAAAAAGAAATTAGTTCATTAG
- a CDS encoding phosphoribosyltransferase domain-containing protein, whose product MIKHTDLSRGRISVTVNRHHPEWTLDDLLSFAERINPKRAFLFVSKVLGKHIPVAPSVMQKSYQDLTALIPKDLPYPISVMGMAETAVGLGAGVYRELKKDFQENAIFLTTTRHPVEDLPVLGLFLEEHSHAQDQFILSSHDASKHQHLLNSKTLILVDDEISTGKTFRNLILSLKKSGLEQVERIILVSLVDWSEQHLVTDDLGIPVEVVSLLQGHWQWQENNKNISVHMPDVSSTLQQSQKIIAPNDWGREPTFLNCLPWSLIDPIQAHEKVLVLGSGEFSWIPFLIAEQLEQQGVDVYFSSTTRSPIMQGHAIESICLFKDNYGLNINNYAYNVNHQQFDRVFLVIETAKDSVDPLLFEQIKNLEIISYEC is encoded by the coding sequence TTGATTAAACATACTGATTTAAGTCGTGGCCGTATTAGCGTCACTGTAAATCGTCACCATCCAGAGTGGACATTGGATGACTTACTCAGCTTTGCTGAGAGAATTAATCCTAAACGCGCTTTTTTATTTGTTTCTAAAGTCTTAGGTAAACATATTCCTGTTGCACCTTCAGTCATGCAAAAAAGCTATCAAGACCTTACTGCACTTATTCCCAAGGATCTTCCCTATCCGATCAGTGTGATGGGTATGGCCGAAACTGCAGTTGGTTTAGGTGCTGGGGTATATCGCGAACTGAAAAAAGATTTTCAGGAAAATGCCATTTTTTTAACCACGACGCGGCATCCCGTTGAAGATTTACCGGTATTGGGCTTGTTCTTAGAAGAACATAGTCACGCACAAGATCAATTTATCTTATCCAGTCATGATGCAAGCAAACATCAACATTTGCTTAATTCAAAAACACTTATTTTAGTGGATGATGAAATTTCGACAGGAAAAACCTTTAGAAATTTAATTCTCAGCCTTAAAAAATCAGGGCTGGAACAGGTTGAACGGATTATTTTAGTCAGCTTGGTGGACTGGTCTGAACAGCATTTGGTCACTGATGATTTAGGTATACCTGTTGAAGTCGTTTCATTGTTGCAAGGTCACTGGCAATGGCAAGAAAACAATAAAAATATTTCGGTTCACATGCCAGATGTCAGCTCCACTTTGCAACAAAGCCAAAAAATTATTGCACCGAATGACTGGGGGCGCGAACCCACTTTTCTAAACTGCTTGCCTTGGTCGCTGATTGATCCGATTCAAGCCCATGAAAAAGTTTTAGTCTTAGGTTCAGGTGAGTTCAGTTGGATTCCTTTTCTGATAGCGGAACAATTAGAGCAACAAGGGGTTGACGTCTATTTTAGCTCGACCACCCGCTCTCCGATTATGCAAGGGCATGCCATTGAAAGTATTTGTTTATTTAAAGACAATTATGGCCTCAATATTAACAACTATGCATATAACGTAAATCATCAACAATTTGATCGTGTCTTTTTAGTGATAGAAACAGCAAAAGATAGCGTTGACCCTCTCCTTTTTGAACAAATAAAAAACTTGGAAATTATTAGTTATGAATGCTAA
- a CDS encoding TerD family protein — MELIAGGNIALASEEVEIFIKTSIPHQIEVDCTAYLLAESTQKVRGDQDMIFYGQTHTHNQSVVLTQSDSNDPYLTKFKINTARIDPQIQKVMLCATISEPHNFSRISPLQIELISGNQSIANALIQTQSKTEKALILAEVYKHNDKWKFRFIDQGFNGGLKPLAENFGVVIEQNTSNTSPTPTPTPTPTPTPTPTPTPTPTPTPTPTPKQSNINLSKIKLDKNNSTINLSKKGTAFGKISVNLNWNKSAPKSQSFFQKLTRSNSIDLDLGAMVQLKDGRIDLIQPLGNRFGDFERPPYMKLDADDRTGASVNGENLHINGRHWEQIDRIVIYTYIYEGAAEWAATDGVVTIRIPDQPEIEVRLTEGNHLNTCAIIELKNINGTIQANREVRYFEGQKNLDDFYGFGFRWTKGSKN, encoded by the coding sequence ATGGAACTGATTGCAGGTGGGAACATTGCTTTGGCGTCTGAAGAGGTGGAAATCTTCATAAAAACCAGCATTCCTCATCAGATAGAAGTTGATTGCACTGCCTATCTTCTGGCAGAAAGTACGCAAAAAGTGCGCGGCGATCAGGACATGATTTTCTATGGGCAAACTCATACCCACAATCAAAGTGTAGTGCTCACACAGTCTGATTCAAATGATCCCTATTTGACTAAATTTAAGATCAATACGGCGCGTATAGATCCACAAATTCAAAAAGTCATGTTGTGTGCAACCATCAGTGAACCGCATAATTTTAGTCGCATTTCTCCTCTTCAGATTGAGCTTATATCGGGTAATCAAAGCATTGCGAACGCATTGATTCAGACGCAGTCTAAAACAGAAAAAGCATTAATTTTGGCAGAAGTGTATAAGCATAATGACAAATGGAAGTTTAGATTTATCGATCAAGGCTTTAATGGTGGACTCAAACCTTTAGCAGAGAATTTTGGGGTGGTCATTGAGCAAAATACATCGAATACTTCACCAACACCAACACCAACACCAACACCAACACCAACACCAACACCAACACCAACACCAACACCAACACCAACACCAACACCAACACCGAAACAGTCAAATATCAATTTATCCAAAATCAAATTAGATAAGAATAATTCGACTATTAATCTAAGTAAGAAAGGCACAGCTTTCGGCAAGATTTCAGTCAATCTAAACTGGAATAAATCGGCACCTAAATCACAGTCATTTTTTCAAAAACTCACCCGTTCCAATTCAATCGATCTCGATTTGGGAGCAATGGTTCAACTCAAAGATGGGCGGATTGATTTGATTCAACCTTTGGGCAACAGATTCGGAGATTTTGAACGACCACCTTATATGAAATTAGATGCAGATGACCGTACAGGTGCATCAGTGAACGGAGAAAACTTACATATCAATGGCCGTCACTGGGAGCAAATTGATCGTATTGTAATTTATACCTATATTTATGAAGGTGCAGCAGAGTGGGCTGCGACAGATGGTGTAGTGACGATTCGAATTCCTGATCAACCTGAAATCGAAGTGCGTCTCACGGAAGGCAATCATCTCAATACCTGTGCCATTATCGAGCTCAAAAATATAAATGGTACGATTCAAGCCAATCGCGAAGTACGCTATTTTGAAGGTCAGAAAAACTTAGATGATTTTTATGGTTTTGGTTTTCGCTGGACCAAAGGTTCAAAAAATTGA
- a CDS encoding TerD family protein, with product MAINLSKGGNINLSKTAPTMNKVDLGLGWNPRATDGKAFDLDAVAFLTGEDGKVRLDGEFIFFNQKVSPCGSVTHNGDNRTGDGDGDDETISVDLSKVPQEVAKIVFAVTIHEGQQNGQNFGMVDRAYIRVINQDANAEELARFDLSEDGSTEVAMIFGELYRHNGEWKFKAVGQGFNGGLGALAASYGVAV from the coding sequence ATGGCGATTAATTTATCAAAAGGCGGAAACATTAACCTGTCTAAAACAGCCCCAACCATGAACAAAGTCGATTTAGGTTTAGGGTGGAATCCACGGGCTACGGATGGTAAAGCATTCGATTTGGATGCCGTTGCATTTTTAACGGGTGAAGATGGCAAAGTGCGTTTAGATGGTGAGTTTATTTTCTTTAACCAGAAAGTTTCACCTTGTGGTTCAGTGACTCATAATGGTGATAACCGTACTGGCGATGGCGATGGCGATGATGAAACCATTTCAGTAGATTTGTCTAAAGTTCCTCAAGAAGTGGCTAAAATTGTATTTGCTGTGACCATTCATGAAGGTCAGCAAAATGGTCAAAACTTTGGTATGGTCGATCGAGCGTATATCCGTGTGATTAACCAAGATGCCAATGCTGAAGAATTGGCGCGTTTTGATTTGTCTGAAGATGGTAGTACTGAAGTCGCAATGATTTTTGGTGAGTTGTATCGTCACAATGGCGAATGGAAATTCAAAGCGGTCGGTCAAGGTTTCAATGGCGGATTAGGTGCTTTAGCCGCAAGTTATGGTGTTGCTGTTTAA
- a CDS encoding MFS transporter — protein sequence MENPLDIHEDKALLWLMAIACGICAGANYYSQPLIHSIQLYFQASESSVALTVTFAQISYAIGLLLIVPMGDILNKTKFIPLLMFCASIGLFICAFSVNLPMLWIGTIITGLFSVAAQILIPFATMAVKHERTGEVVGLLMSGLLVGILLSTSLAGLLSNLFHWKLIYIVSGILMLIVAVVLSARLPFIASSKMSYLSIFRSMCVLLVEERRLVYRSLIGAFAFATMSILFSTIAILMTTSFQLPDVMVGFIALAGVFGALSTKKIGQIADRGYSKVITWAGILILSCAWIFLYMGASYLWSYIFGFAMMNLGLATIHSSNQNIIFRLRPDAKSRINSIYMTSYFIGGACGSALGIYAWHHGGWNMACVVGICLVMGTALFAYLDMRHQNRVLSHPATS from the coding sequence ATGGAAAATCCTTTAGATATTCATGAAGATAAAGCGCTGTTGTGGCTCATGGCGATTGCCTGTGGAATTTGTGCAGGGGCAAACTATTATTCTCAGCCACTGATTCATTCGATTCAACTCTATTTTCAAGCATCCGAGTCTAGTGTTGCACTCACGGTGACCTTCGCGCAAATTTCCTACGCCATTGGCTTACTGCTTATTGTTCCGATGGGCGATATTCTCAATAAAACCAAATTTATTCCATTACTGATGTTTTGCGCCTCAATTGGATTATTCATTTGCGCATTTTCAGTGAATTTACCCATGCTCTGGATTGGCACGATTATTACTGGTTTATTTTCAGTGGCCGCACAAATTCTTATCCCCTTTGCCACGATGGCGGTAAAACATGAAAGAACAGGTGAAGTCGTTGGGTTGCTGATGAGCGGACTATTGGTCGGTATTTTACTCTCGACCAGTTTGGCTGGATTACTGTCCAATCTATTTCATTGGAAATTGATTTACATTGTCAGTGGCATTTTGATGCTTATTGTCGCAGTGGTCTTAAGTGCGCGACTGCCTTTTATTGCCAGCTCAAAAATGAGTTACCTTAGTATTTTTCGCTCCATGTGTGTATTGTTGGTTGAAGAACGTCGTTTGGTCTATCGCTCCCTCATTGGAGCATTCGCTTTTGCTACCATGAGTATTTTGTTTTCGACCATCGCGATTTTGATGACTACCTCATTTCAACTTCCAGATGTCATGGTCGGCTTCATTGCTTTAGCAGGTGTATTTGGGGCACTGTCCACCAAAAAAATTGGACAAATCGCAGATCGCGGTTATAGCAAGGTCATTACGTGGGCGGGCATTTTAATATTGTCCTGTGCATGGATATTTCTCTACATGGGTGCAAGTTATTTGTGGAGCTATATTTTTGGTTTTGCCATGATGAATTTAGGTCTAGCCACCATTCATTCAAGTAATCAAAATATTATTTTTCGTTTACGCCCCGATGCCAAATCTCGAATTAACTCCATCTATATGACCAGCTACTTTATTGGCGGTGCGTGCGGTTCTGCGCTGGGCATTTATGCATGGCATCATGGCGGTTGGAATATGGCATGTGTTGTGGGTATCTGCCTAGTCATGGGTACGGCACTGTTTGCCTATCTCGATATGCGCCATCAAAACCGAGTTTTATCTCACCCAGCGACGTCTTAA
- a CDS encoding ATP-grasp domain-containing protein, with protein sequence MKSNYNIWIAESYSCQNDIIQLLKNSNLSPCLTIFCSHSQQRPELKICADHFFEQPRVEDSAQWLLEQCQAHSIDLLFCGKHSHFIEQCREDFRRHHIQIVTGAMNADSHDNINNKFLFGQICESLNLPNIPALKVTQVNELKQSIHQYQNQYSAICAKPVYGVYGEGFVQLRDDVSYFQKFQTATVCNTQQFIDAYAQLEPPIEYLIMPFLQGQECSVDIACSKGKILALVTRIKFQFYQECYLEHPCHPICEILVEHFQCDGLINIQFKQDDQGVWHILEINPRPAGGFAYTQHTGINLIAELIAEKLSLNLEQPNPTNIIQVLTTIQSIKMDSSH encoded by the coding sequence GTGAAATCGAACTACAATATTTGGATTGCTGAAAGTTATTCTTGTCAAAACGATATTATTCAATTACTAAAAAACTCAAATTTATCTCCATGTCTGACCATTTTTTGCTCTCACAGCCAACAGCGCCCTGAACTGAAAATATGCGCTGACCATTTTTTTGAACAACCTCGAGTTGAAGATAGTGCACAATGGTTATTAGAGCAGTGCCAAGCACATTCTATTGACCTTCTTTTCTGTGGTAAGCACAGTCACTTTATTGAACAATGCCGTGAAGACTTTAGGCGTCATCACATTCAGATCGTGACTGGTGCGATGAATGCAGACTCACATGACAATATAAATAATAAATTTTTATTTGGACAGATTTGTGAATCCTTAAATTTACCCAACATTCCCGCGTTAAAAGTCACTCAGGTTAATGAATTAAAACAAAGCATTCATCAATACCAGAATCAATATAGTGCGATCTGCGCAAAACCTGTTTACGGCGTATACGGTGAGGGTTTTGTACAATTGCGCGATGACGTTTCATATTTTCAAAAGTTTCAAACCGCTACTGTATGTAATACCCAACAGTTTATAGACGCGTATGCGCAATTAGAGCCGCCTATTGAGTATCTGATTATGCCTTTTCTACAAGGGCAAGAGTGTTCTGTAGATATTGCGTGTAGTAAGGGTAAAATTTTAGCATTGGTGACTCGAATTAAATTTCAGTTTTATCAAGAATGCTATCTCGAGCATCCTTGTCATCCCATCTGTGAAATTTTAGTCGAACATTTCCAATGTGATGGACTGATCAATATTCAATTCAAGCAAGATGATCAAGGGGTTTGGCACATTTTAGAAATTAATCCACGCCCCGCAGGTGGTTTTGCTTATACACAGCACACGGGCATTAATCTGATTGCCGAATTGATTGCTGAAAAATTATCATTGAATTTAGAACAACCCAACCCGACGAATATTATTCAAGTACTGACCACTATACAAAGCATAAAAATGGATTCTTCACATTGA
- the soxR gene encoding redox-sensitive transcriptional activator SoxR, whose translation MEEKLKQWMTIGELAQRSGVSVPNLRFYEEKKLIWSLRTEGNQRRYQRAMLRRIAIVKIAQQVGMTLAEVEKAFSALPKDKIASKTDWHNMSKQWRNDLDAKIIYLLQLRNQLDWCIGCGCLSQDECPLRNPEDQLGRESAGVHFREILLKVGSLDQDKALNKSKHDPK comes from the coding sequence ATGGAAGAAAAGTTAAAACAATGGATGACCATTGGGGAGTTGGCTCAACGTAGTGGAGTGAGTGTACCTAACCTTAGATTTTATGAAGAAAAAAAATTGATTTGGAGTTTAAGAACAGAAGGTAACCAGAGGCGCTATCAACGTGCAATGTTACGCCGTATTGCAATTGTCAAAATTGCTCAACAGGTCGGTATGACTTTGGCTGAAGTGGAGAAGGCTTTTAGCGCATTACCCAAAGATAAAATTGCGAGTAAAACAGATTGGCATAATATGTCCAAGCAATGGCGAAACGACTTGGACGCAAAAATCATTTATCTTTTACAACTGCGAAACCAATTAGATTGGTGTATCGGCTGCGGGTGTTTATCTCAAGACGAATGTCCTTTACGTAATCCGGAAGATCAACTGGGGCGCGAATCGGCAGGAGTACATTTTAGAGAGATTTTACTTAAAGTGGGAAGTTTGGATCAAGACAAAGCGCTTAATAAATCGAAGCATGATCCCAAGTGA
- a CDS encoding TerD family protein, giving the protein MAISLSKGGNLSLSKTDPSLNQVLIGLGWDTRATDGADFDLDASAFLLGANDKVRGETDFIFYNQTRSPEGSVEHMGDNRTGEGDGDDETVKIDLAKVPAEIQKIAITVTIHDAISRKQNFGQVQNAFIRVVNNQTQVELVRFDLNEDYSTETAMIFGELYRHNNEWKFRAVGQGYNGGLSAMCQQYGINI; this is encoded by the coding sequence ATGGCAATTTCATTAAGTAAAGGTGGTAATTTATCTTTGAGCAAAACTGACCCATCCCTGAATCAGGTCTTGATTGGTTTAGGTTGGGACACTCGTGCAACCGATGGCGCAGACTTTGACTTAGATGCCTCTGCATTTCTATTGGGCGCAAATGATAAAGTTCGCGGAGAAACGGATTTTATTTTTTATAACCAAACTCGTTCCCCAGAAGGTTCAGTAGAACATATGGGTGATAACCGTACGGGTGAAGGGGATGGTGATGATGAAACAGTTAAAATTGATCTGGCAAAAGTACCTGCTGAAATTCAAAAAATTGCGATTACAGTGACGATTCACGATGCTATCAGTCGTAAACAAAATTTTGGTCAAGTCCAAAATGCTTTCATCCGTGTTGTTAATAATCAGACACAGGTTGAATTGGTACGTTTTGACTTAAATGAAGATTATTCAACTGAAACAGCCATGATTTTTGGCGAATTGTATCGTCATAACAATGAATGGAAATTTAGAGCTGTGGGTCAAGGCTATAACGGTGGATTAAGTGCGATGTGTCAGCAATACGGCATCAATATTTAA
- a CDS encoding RidA family protein, with protein sequence MNNPKQQNSAFKIINPETLYDPKVYGYSHIAEITHFSRIIHISGQSGEDTQGNLSTVFQDQVQQTFLNIKLVLSAVNCIFSDVAVLKILVVNHNSEKHETLINHVREIWSGLDFPTCTLIPVPCLAKPEMLIEIDATAYAN encoded by the coding sequence ATGAACAATCCAAAGCAACAAAATAGCGCATTTAAGATCATTAACCCAGAAACGCTTTATGATCCTAAAGTTTATGGTTATAGCCATATTGCAGAAATCACCCATTTTTCAAGAATTATCCATATTTCGGGTCAAAGTGGAGAAGATACTCAAGGAAACTTATCTACTGTATTTCAAGATCAAGTACAACAAACATTTCTCAATATCAAACTTGTACTCAGCGCTGTAAACTGTATTTTTTCTGATGTGGCCGTATTAAAAATATTAGTGGTAAATCATAATAGTGAAAAACATGAAACCCTCATCAATCATGTTCGCGAAATATGGTCAGGTCTGGATTTTCCGACTTGTACACTTATTCCAGTTCCCTGTTTAGCTAAACCAGAGATGTTGATTGAAATTGATGCTACAGCGTATGCGAATTAA
- a CDS encoding TerD family protein, whose amino-acid sequence MGISLVKGQKISLEKSDGSSLTKIFIGAGWDVAKKGGLFGMFSGGDSIDLDSSAIMFDENNKPLDSIWFGQLQSRDGSIKHSGDNRTGDGDGDDEVIHVDLTQVPSQVKSIVFTISSFRGQTFEKVENAYCRVVDTTTNIEIAKYNLSAQGNYTALIIAKVYRHNGAWKMSALGETCNGKTIQDMVPSILPIL is encoded by the coding sequence ATGGGCATTAGCTTAGTAAAAGGTCAAAAAATTTCTTTAGAGAAAAGTGATGGTTCATCTTTAACGAAAATATTTATTGGCGCAGGTTGGGATGTCGCAAAAAAAGGCGGCCTTTTTGGCATGTTTAGTGGGGGAGATTCGATCGATCTTGATAGCTCAGCCATTATGTTTGATGAGAACAACAAACCTTTAGACAGTATTTGGTTTGGTCAATTACAGAGTCGTGATGGCAGTATCAAACACTCTGGTGACAATCGTACTGGGGACGGTGATGGTGATGATGAGGTCATTCACGTAGACCTGACGCAAGTTCCGAGCCAAGTCAAATCAATTGTATTTACCATCAGCAGTTTCCGTGGTCAGACTTTTGAAAAAGTCGAAAATGCGTACTGCCGTGTGGTTGATACCACCACCAATATTGAAATTGCAAAGTACAATCTTTCAGCGCAAGGGAATTATACCGCTTTAATTATTGCGAAAGTTTATCGCCATAATGGTGCGTGGAAAATGTCAGCACTGGGTGAAACATGTAACGGTAAAACTATTCAGGATATGGTTCCTTCTATTTTACCGATTTTATAA
- a CDS encoding TIGR00266 family protein: MADFTLVGSPEPFLHVSMQQGEAIYCESNAMVMSEQNLEVGGKLRGRIFQAFMRKFTSGESLFQQQIKAVKGAGECLLSPNLDGDMQILEVGQRQYILSDGSFVAATEHTMIKAKVQSNIGGALFGGTGGFVVMETSGQGQVCISGSGTLLELEITPEQGEVTIDNGHVAAWDASLNYNIGMPSSGSGFVGNIMNSLTSGEGLVIKFRGQGKVIVCSRNRASYLQWLATALGRGNSNSN, from the coding sequence ATGGCTGATTTTACACTGGTCGGTAGTCCAGAACCTTTTTTACATGTCAGCATGCAGCAAGGTGAAGCAATTTATTGTGAATCGAATGCGATGGTCATGTCTGAACAGAATCTTGAAGTCGGTGGTAAATTACGTGGCAGAATTTTTCAAGCCTTCATGCGTAAATTTACCTCGGGGGAATCTTTATTCCAACAGCAAATTAAAGCAGTCAAGGGGGCGGGAGAGTGTCTATTATCACCCAATTTGGATGGTGATATGCAGATTCTTGAGGTGGGTCAACGACAGTATATTTTATCTGATGGCTCTTTCGTCGCTGCCACAGAACACACCATGATTAAAGCCAAAGTCCAAAGCAACATTGGCGGTGCATTGTTTGGGGGTACGGGAGGTTTTGTGGTCATGGAAACCAGTGGACAGGGCCAAGTGTGTATTTCAGGCAGTGGCACATTACTTGAACTCGAGATTACACCAGAGCAAGGCGAAGTCACCATTGATAACGGACATGTTGCGGCATGGGATGCATCCTTAAATTACAATATTGGCATGCCAAGTTCAGGCAGCGGCTTTGTAGGCAATATTATGAACAGCTTGACCAGTGGCGAAGGATTAGTCATTAAGTTTCGTGGGCAGGGTAAAGTTATTGTCTGTTCACGCAATCGCGCGAGTTATTTACAGTGGTTAGCGACAGCTTTAGGTCGTGGAAATTCAAATTCAAACTGA
- a CDS encoding vWA domain-containing protein, translating into MQLVSGQKIALNQLIQNDTKFELVVQWCADFEVDISSFGLGQHERLYHDDYMTFYNQPQTPQGEIQLSFEQKHSSSNRAIFHFDLSQIDPNQTPRFVICATAADAHSTMRDLQSCQIDLQSSAQVFATYALNTSSLLQEKALMLVEIYFKNHAWRMAAIGQGFNGGLQALVEHFGGDVAEPAPPSSVIPPIQAAKTIPSVSAAGTSGVDLKKKIVLDKIQQSAPHLIELTKKSLLSLEKNNLLNVKARVALILDYSGSMNKQYQNGDVQRILDRIMPLAVNFDDDGCFECWAFAEKALRLSDVSLKNLNHYIETESGGHKYWKAGARVNNEPAVLERVLTYFTQESCSDLPVYVVFISDGGVSEARKIKKILQEASVHPLFWQFVGVGGKNYGVLEKLDHMDGRVVDNCNFFAVDQIDSLSEAELYDLLLQEFPQWLSAAKDKNILRG; encoded by the coding sequence ATGCAGCTTGTTTCTGGACAAAAAATAGCACTCAATCAACTCATTCAAAATGATACAAAATTTGAACTGGTTGTTCAGTGGTGTGCTGATTTTGAGGTCGACATTTCAAGCTTTGGCTTGGGTCAACATGAGCGGCTTTATCACGATGATTATATGACTTTTTATAATCAACCTCAGACCCCTCAAGGTGAAATACAACTCAGCTTCGAGCAAAAACATTCATCTTCAAATCGTGCTATTTTTCATTTCGACTTAAGTCAAATTGATCCCAATCAAACGCCAAGATTTGTCATCTGCGCAACAGCTGCAGATGCACATTCGACTATGCGCGACCTGCAAAGTTGCCAAATTGATTTGCAGTCATCAGCTCAGGTATTTGCAACGTATGCATTGAATACCTCAAGTTTGCTGCAAGAAAAAGCATTGATGCTGGTCGAGATTTATTTTAAGAATCATGCTTGGCGTATGGCAGCGATTGGTCAAGGTTTTAACGGTGGATTGCAAGCGCTGGTTGAACATTTTGGTGGAGATGTCGCAGAACCTGCTCCACCTTCATCTGTGATACCGCCCATTCAAGCAGCCAAGACAATCCCTTCTGTTTCAGCAGCAGGCACGTCAGGCGTCGATTTAAAGAAAAAAATAGTACTGGATAAAATTCAACAATCAGCACCGCATCTGATTGAGCTGACTAAAAAATCTTTGCTGAGTTTAGAAAAAAATAATCTGCTTAACGTTAAAGCAAGAGTGGCTTTGATTTTAGATTATTCAGGCTCCATGAATAAACAATACCAGAATGGCGATGTACAACGCATTTTGGATCGGATTATGCCACTTGCAGTCAATTTCGATGATGACGGTTGTTTTGAGTGTTGGGCTTTTGCTGAAAAGGCGCTCAGACTGAGCGATGTGAGCTTAAAAAATTTAAATCATTATATTGAGACTGAAAGTGGCGGGCATAAATATTGGAAAGCGGGTGCACGTGTTAACAATGAGCCTGCTGTTCTAGAGCGTGTACTGACCTATTTTACTCAAGAAAGTTGTTCAGATTTACCTGTCTATGTGGTGTTTATTTCAGACGGTGGTGTCTCCGAAGCACGAAAGATTAAAAAGATTTTGCAAGAAGCATCGGTACACCCGTTATTTTGGCAATTTGTCGGTGTGGGTGGAAAGAATTACGGTGTACTTGAAAAGTTAGATCATATGGACGGCAGGGTGGTCGATAACTGTAATTTTTTTGCAGTCGATCAGATTGATAGTCTATCCGAAGCTGAATTATATGACCTGTTACTGCAAGAATTTCCACAGTGGCTAAGTGCCGCTAAAGATAAAAATATCTTAAGAGGATAA